The proteins below are encoded in one region of Triticum aestivum cultivar Chinese Spring chromosome 1B, IWGSC CS RefSeq v2.1, whole genome shotgun sequence:
- the LOC123089275 gene encoding small polypeptide DEVIL 16-like: MELAASALVSVCSAYHHLSAPAEANDDSARSQPQLQRRRKQAACSGIGGLRSRCHAVLKQQRTRLYILRRCVSMLLCWNEHDMSD; the protein is encoded by the coding sequence ATGGAGCTAGCCGCTTCAGCTTTGGTGTCCGTCTGCTCGGCGTATCACCACCTCTCAGCGCCGGCTGAGGCCAACGACGACAGCGCGCGGTCCCAACCGCAGCTGCAGCGCCGGAGGAAACAGGCCGCCTGCAGTGGCATCGGCGGGCTCCGGTCCCGGTGCCATGCTGTTCTGAAGCAGCAGAGGACGAGGCTGTACATCCTCCGGCGGTGTGTCTCGATGCTGCTGTGCTGGAACGAGCACGACATGTCCGACTGA